The Desmonostoc muscorum LEGE 12446 genome includes a region encoding these proteins:
- a CDS encoding alpha/beta hydrolase yields the protein MQIFQLLNQLNTRKVTKLLTQTVALSIGAIVLFSSTNAYAAEQVILKYGTFQGSISVEELNQFVETGKTTPTLTAYLQAAQQDPKLARKALKSGIKADPAFLNNLLSSWAGPVLVDQIGEVVHPPAGQLNQEALRTALSASIKQSGQVTLLGAIQNYPNTSVELEGDRLIGVYERLSNLAELF from the coding sequence ATGCAAATTTTTCAACTTTTAAATCAATTAAACACTAGAAAAGTCACTAAGTTACTTACTCAAACAGTAGCTTTAAGCATAGGTGCTATTGTTCTATTTTCAAGTACTAATGCCTATGCTGCCGAGCAAGTTATTTTAAAATATGGTACTTTTCAGGGTTCAATATCTGTTGAAGAATTAAATCAGTTTGTAGAAACTGGCAAGACTACCCCAACATTAACGGCTTATTTGCAGGCGGCTCAACAAGACCCTAAATTGGCTCGTAAAGCACTGAAATCTGGAATTAAAGCCGATCCTGCCTTTTTAAATAACTTACTATCTAGCTGGGCTGGGCCAGTTTTAGTTGACCAAATTGGTGAAGTAGTTCACCCCCCCGCAGGACAACTAAACCAAGAAGCGCTACGAACTGCTTTAAGTGCATCTATTAAGCAAAGTGGTCAAGTTACACTACTGGGAGCTATTCAGAATTATCCAAACACTTCTGTGGAACTAGAAGGAGATCGTCTCATCGGTGTTTATGAACGGCTAAGCAATCTGGCAGAACTCTTTTGA
- a CDS encoding two-partner secretion domain-containing protein gives MFKFFSQLLLFGLALSALSSYLFRESPVLAEITADSTLGSESSILIQGVEVKGAIGNRIDGGAVRGANLFHSFGEFSIGDGQRVYFSNPTGIENILTRVTGNNPSNILGTLGVLGNANLFLINPNGIVFGSNARLDIGGSFLGTTANGIKFGNQGFFSASTPEIIPLLSINPSALFFNQISAGTIETRSVAPAGLDGSGEQIFGLRVADGRSLLLLGSDINLNGGSLNALGGRIDLGGLAGPGSVELRFVGNNLSMSFPDSVPRANVSLTDNAKLNVTAENGGSIAIAGRNIDIAGESIIQAGIGFGLGNFGNQAGEITLNATDLITLRQSSTIQNTVEQNATGNSGDIKVTTGSFSVSDGSQVIVSTLGQGNAGNVTIQARDMVTLDGLNSEYYSTKIVSNIAPRGVGQAGNINIQTGSLSMINTALLDSGTFGQGSAGNITIQAREAVLLDRSDIASAVSRRAIFGKGGNIEITADSLSVVNGSQLSSSTFGKGDAGNVTIQTYGVNGVVFDGVSSEDEFPSGAFSTVSDNAVGKGGNIQITAESLFVSNGAQLQVATIGQGDAGNITIKTRDRLSFNGTASYGLPSGAFSSVEPSAVGKGGNIQITTGSLSVTNGAGLNSQTRGKGDAGSILIKAQDLVSFDGVSILNFSSGAFSTVSLDAQGKGGDIEIIAGSLSISNRARLNAQSNGMGKAGNILVTANTFDAASGGKLLTLTTTTNPAGDIILKIRDRLTLAGDGTGMFANTTADATGNSGNIFIDPKVMIIRDGAKIAVDNQGAGIGGTINIQAGKLTLDNQAVISAETASNTGGDIQLQLTDLLLLRRNSIISTTAGTTQGGGNGGNIAINSPFIVAAASENNDIMANAFSGNGGKVNITARRIFGLIPRSRSDLERLLATNDPDKLNPRSLPTSDITAISQANPSFSGQVVINTSDVEPSSGLVNLPTNLVDASQLIAQNCRNGGEATANQQSEFVVTGRGGLPPNPIEPLSSDAIWQDLQPHALLNEKVSGSKEEVNLVSETPSAIVEAQGWVIAADGSITLVAQAPTTTPHNSSLTPVNCPLAQN, from the coding sequence TTGTTTAAATTTTTCAGCCAATTGTTACTTTTTGGATTAGCGCTTTCGGCGCTGAGTTCTTATCTTTTTAGAGAAAGCCCTGTTCTTGCGGAAATTACAGCCGACAGCACCTTGGGAAGTGAATCATCAATTTTAATTCAAGGGGTTGAAGTTAAAGGGGCAATAGGTAATCGCATTGATGGTGGTGCAGTCCGAGGAGCAAATCTATTTCACAGCTTTGGTGAATTTAGCATTGGTGATGGGCAACGGGTTTACTTTTCCAACCCTACCGGAATAGAGAATATCCTCACACGAGTTACAGGTAATAATCCCTCGAATATTTTGGGAACGTTGGGAGTTTTGGGTAATGCCAATCTGTTTTTAATTAACCCCAATGGCATCGTATTTGGCAGCAATGCAAGGTTAGACATTGGGGGTTCGTTCCTCGGAACAACAGCAAATGGTATTAAATTTGGTAATCAGGGTTTTTTTAGCGCTTCAACCCCTGAGATTATCCCTTTGCTAAGTATTAATCCTTCGGCATTATTCTTCAACCAAATTAGCGCAGGAACTATCGAAACCAGATCAGTCGCACCTGCCGGTTTAGATGGCTCAGGAGAGCAAATATTTGGTTTGCGGGTTGCCGATGGTAGGAGTTTACTACTGTTGGGGAGTGACATCAACCTGAATGGAGGCAGCTTGAATGCCTTGGGCGGTAGGATTGATTTGGGCGGATTGGCAGGACCGGGAAGTGTGGAGTTGAGGTTTGTGGGTAACAATTTGAGTATGAGTTTCCCTGATAGTGTACCAAGAGCAAATGTTTCACTTACCGATAATGCCAAGCTCAATGTTACAGCCGAAAATGGTGGTAGTATCGCAATTGCTGGTCGAAATATCGACATTGCAGGAGAAAGTATCATTCAAGCCGGAATCGGTTTTGGCTTAGGAAATTTTGGCAATCAAGCTGGAGAGATTACGCTCAATGCCACTGATTTAATTACATTAAGGCAGTCGAGTACAATTCAAAACACAGTTGAGCAAAATGCTACAGGTAATAGTGGTGATATTAAGGTAACCACAGGCTCATTTTCTGTGAGCGATGGCTCTCAAGTAATTGTTAGTACTCTGGGACAGGGAAATGCAGGTAATGTCACAATTCAAGCTCGTGACATGGTTACACTTGATGGGCTAAATAGTGAATATTACTCGACCAAAATAGTTAGCAACATCGCTCCAAGAGGTGTAGGTCAGGCAGGAAATATTAACATTCAAACGGGGTCGCTCTCAATGATTAATACTGCTTTGTTAGATTCTGGTACTTTTGGTCAAGGAAGTGCAGGTAATATTACTATTCAAGCTCGTGAAGCAGTTTTATTAGATCGCAGTGACATAGCAAGCGCGGTATCAAGGCGTGCAATATTCGGTAAAGGAGGAAATATTGAAATTACCGCAGATTCGCTTTCAGTTGTCAATGGATCTCAACTGAGTTCTAGCACTTTTGGTAAAGGCGATGCAGGCAATGTCACAATTCAAACTTATGGGGTAAATGGGGTTGTTTTTGATGGTGTAAGTAGTGAAGATGAATTTCCCAGTGGAGCATTCAGCACAGTGTCTGACAATGCAGTAGGCAAGGGAGGAAATATCCAAATCACGGCAGAGTCACTCTTTGTTAGTAATGGCGCTCAACTACAGGTGGCGACAATTGGACAAGGAGATGCAGGCAATATTACTATTAAAACTCGCGATCGCCTTTCTTTTAACGGTACTGCTAGTTATGGATTACCCAGTGGAGCTTTCAGTTCTGTGGAACCCAGTGCAGTAGGTAAGGGAGGAAATATTCAGATTACTACAGGGTCACTCTCGGTTACCAATGGTGCTGGGTTAAACTCCCAAACTCGTGGCAAAGGGGATGCGGGGAGTATTTTGATTAAAGCTCAGGATCTAGTTTCATTTGATGGAGTCAGTATATTAAACTTCAGTAGTGGAGCATTTAGTACAGTATCTTTGGATGCCCAAGGTAAGGGGGGAGATATCGAGATTATTGCAGGGTCGCTCTCAATTAGTAACCGTGCGCGTTTAAATGCTCAAAGCAACGGTATGGGGAAAGCAGGCAATATTCTAGTGACAGCAAATACTTTTGATGCTGCTAGTGGTGGAAAACTTCTCACATTAACAACCACTACGAATCCAGCAGGAGATATTATTTTAAAGATACGCGATCGCCTGACTTTAGCAGGTGATGGTACTGGAATGTTTGCCAATACAACTGCCGATGCTACTGGCAACAGTGGTAACATTTTCATTGATCCGAAAGTGATGATTATTCGTGATGGGGCTAAAATTGCTGTTGATAATCAAGGTGCTGGTATCGGCGGTACTATTAATATCCAAGCCGGAAAATTAACCCTCGATAACCAAGCTGTCATCTCTGCGGAAACAGCGAGTAATACTGGCGGTGATATTCAACTCCAACTAACAGACTTGTTGCTATTAAGGCGTAACAGCATCATCTCAACAACTGCGGGAACTACCCAAGGAGGTGGTAATGGAGGTAACATTGCCATCAACTCTCCATTTATTGTTGCTGCGGCTTCAGAAAATAACGATATTATGGCCAATGCTTTTAGTGGCAATGGTGGCAAAGTTAATATTACTGCTCGAAGAATCTTTGGACTAATACCACGTAGTCGTTCGGATCTAGAGAGACTATTGGCGACTAATGACCCCGATAAATTAAATCCGCGATCGCTCCCTACAAGTGATATCACTGCTATTTCCCAAGCCAATCCCTCATTCAGCGGGCAGGTAGTTATTAACACATCCGACGTAGAACCCAGTAGCGGACTGGTGAATTTGCCCACCAATTTAGTAGATGCTTCCCAACTCATTGCCCAAAACTGTAGGAATGGTGGAGAAGCAACAGCCAATCAACAAAGTGAATTTGTAGTCACTGGACGGGGAGGCTTACCACCTAACCCCATTGAGCCACTGAGCAGTGATGCCATCTGGCAAGATTTACAACCCCACGCTTTGCTTAATGAAAAGGTAAGTGGTTCCAAAGAAGAGGTAAATTTGGTTTCAGAAACACCAAGTGCGATCGTTGAAGCTCAAGGATGGGTGATTGCTGCTGATGGTAGTATTACCCTTGTAGCTCAAGCTCCTACTACTACCCCTCACAACTCCTCACTGACACCTGTTAATTGCCCTCTTGCTCAAAATTGA
- the metK gene encoding methionine adenosyltransferase, which produces MKKDFMFTSESVTEGHPDKLCDQISDAIVDRFLQQDPYSRVITECAVSTGIVFLAARFEPNTNVDFTNIARQVIEQVGYEHKEFNGKTCSILTSLRELPFEQHHLFDENSLSDAEIEKITVNNQVTVFGFACNQTSTLMPLPIWLAHKLARQISEVRRQKILPYLTPDGKTQVGVEYKNRRPYRIHSITVIASQNKASKPEFQQLHDDIRETVISPVFQNEEIKPDAQTRIFINPDGPFIRGGPAVHSGLTGRKNAIDTYGEYSKHSGSALSGKDPIRIDRIGAYIARYAAKNIVAAKLADECEVQLSYSIGLSRPVSVQVETFGTGKIADEEITSLLEKHFDFRLAGIIKEFNLRHLPSLNKGSFYRKLAAYGHVGRIDIEIPWEKLDKVDVF; this is translated from the coding sequence ATGAAAAAAGACTTCATGTTTACATCAGAATCAGTAACAGAAGGACATCCTGATAAACTTTGCGATCAGATCAGCGATGCGATCGTCGATCGCTTTTTACAGCAAGACCCATATTCGAGAGTAATTACAGAATGTGCAGTATCTACAGGCATCGTTTTCCTCGCAGCAAGATTTGAACCCAACACCAACGTAGATTTTACCAACATAGCCAGACAAGTAATCGAACAAGTAGGTTATGAGCATAAAGAATTTAATGGTAAAACTTGCAGCATTTTAACTAGTCTCAGAGAATTACCCTTTGAGCAACACCATTTATTTGATGAGAACAGTTTATCTGATGCAGAAATAGAAAAAATCACCGTTAATAATCAAGTAACAGTTTTTGGATTTGCCTGTAATCAAACATCGACTCTCATGCCATTACCAATATGGCTAGCCCACAAACTTGCTAGACAAATTAGTGAAGTCAGACGCCAAAAAATACTTCCATATCTGACACCTGACGGCAAAACTCAGGTAGGAGTTGAATATAAAAATCGCCGCCCATATAGAATTCACAGCATTACAGTTATTGCCAGTCAAAATAAAGCATCAAAACCCGAATTTCAGCAATTACACGATGATATTCGAGAGACAGTAATTTCTCCTGTATTTCAAAATGAAGAAATTAAACCAGATGCACAGACAAGAATATTTATTAATCCAGATGGGCCATTTATTCGTGGAGGCCCTGCGGTTCATTCTGGATTAACTGGCAGAAAAAATGCCATAGATACATACGGCGAATATTCCAAACATAGTGGTTCAGCATTGAGCGGTAAAGATCCAATTAGAATAGATAGAATAGGAGCTTATATTGCTCGTTATGCAGCTAAAAATATCGTAGCTGCAAAACTAGCAGATGAATGTGAAGTACAGCTAAGTTATTCTATAGGACTTTCCAGACCGGTGAGTGTGCAAGTCGAAACTTTTGGCACAGGCAAAATTGCAGATGAAGAAATCACAAGTCTTTTAGAAAAGCATTTTGATTTCCGCCTTGCAGGAATTATCAAAGAGTTTAATTTGAGACATTTGCCTTCGTTAAATAAAGGCAGTTTTTATAGGAAACTTGCTGCTTATGGTCATGTAGGTAGAATAGATATAGAAATTCCTTGGGAAAAATTAGATAAAGTTGATGTTTTTTGA
- a CDS encoding bromodomain-containing protein, giving the protein MDWKYRWKNGYRPSRDEAVKNPHLLDESQFETEQDRHLAEEATRKHLGIPAPTLDEEQSILPHAASPNEKSQR; this is encoded by the coding sequence ATGGACTGGAAGTACAGGTGGAAAAATGGCTATCGCCCAAGCCGAGATGAAGCGGTAAAAAACCCTCATTTGTTAGATGAAAGTCAGTTTGAGACTGAACAAGACCGACATCTGGCTGAAGAAGCTACAAGAAAGCATTTGGGTATACCTGCACCAACCTTAGACGAAGAACAATCCATATTACCTCATGCAGCTTCGCCTAATGAAAAATCTCAAAGATAA
- a CDS encoding Uma2 family endonuclease, with product MVNIIGQLTLKEFLSLPEGDVYYEFVDGQAVPKVSPKFFHSTLQIALGLLIRAWCKGKGRVLPEWAILLKRQGKDWAPLPDLTYISYERLPKSWKRNEACPAIPELVIEIISPDQTIKEFEEKAKDYLTAGVSRVWVIDPEVMSIRVFLPDGSNQVYTDNTPIVDTLLPGLELTTRQVFEEAELL from the coding sequence ATGGTTAACATAATAGGTCAACTTACTTTAAAAGAATTTTTAAGCCTTCCAGAGGGAGATGTATACTATGAGTTTGTTGATGGTCAAGCAGTCCCTAAAGTGTCTCCAAAATTTTTTCATTCAACTTTACAGATAGCTTTAGGATTACTAATTCGTGCATGGTGCAAAGGTAAAGGTAGAGTTCTTCCTGAGTGGGCAATTCTTTTAAAGCGTCAAGGCAAAGATTGGGCACCTTTACCGGATTTGACATACATATCTTACGAACGTTTACCTAAAAGTTGGAAGCGTAATGAGGCTTGTCCTGCGATTCCAGAATTGGTAATTGAAATTATCTCTCCAGACCAGACGATAAAGGAATTTGAAGAGAAAGCGAAGGATTATTTAACTGCGGGTGTGTCCAGAGTTTGGGTGATAGATCCAGAAGTTATGAGTATTAGAGTTTTTCTGCCTGATGGATCAAATCAAGTTTATACGGATAACACACCCATTGTAGATACGCTACTTCCAGGTTTGGAATTAACCACAAGGCAGGTATTTGAAGAGGCAGAATTACTTTGA
- a CDS encoding type II toxin-antitoxin system PemK/MazF family toxin translates to MAEFVKGDVVIVPFPFSDLTGTKRRPALVIATLQGDDLILCQITSRTIGDIYAIHLEKSDFSSGGLNQPSNIRQNRIFTADKQIVLYQAGHIKLEKLIEVINKITEIKQ, encoded by the coding sequence ATGGCAGAATTTGTAAAAGGAGATGTTGTTATTGTTCCATTTCCATTTTCCGACTTAACTGGCACAAAACGCAGACCTGCTTTAGTTATTGCTACTCTTCAGGGAGATGACCTGATTCTTTGCCAAATTACTAGCCGAACTATTGGGGATATCTATGCTATTCATCTGGAAAAGAGTGATTTTAGCTCTGGTGGTTTAAATCAGCCAAGTAATATCAGACAAAATCGGATTTTTACTGCCGATAAACAAATTGTTTTATATCAAGCAGGTCACATAAAACTTGAAAAATTAATAGAAGTGATTAATAAAATTACCGAAATTAAACAGTAA
- a CDS encoding DUF2281 domain-containing protein, with amino-acid sequence MLKEQITQELEKLPEPLLQEILDFVQFLQAKYQKDKTLEISIMSESSLQKDWLSPEEDAAWQNL; translated from the coding sequence ATGCTTAAAGAACAGATTACACAAGAACTAGAAAAATTACCTGAACCTTTGTTACAGGAAATTTTAGATTTTGTTCAGTTTTTACAAGCCAAGTACCAGAAAGATAAAACCTTAGAAATCAGCATTATGAGTGAATCATCACTGCAAAAAGATTGGTTAAGTCCAGAGGAAGATGCAGCATGGCAGAATTTGTAA
- a CDS encoding glycoside hydrolase family 10 protein: MVSITTPFSDIQNHWARLFITALAQRGIVTGLPNGTYRPDNSLTRAEFAAIIAKAFPTVTKKRQYVAFVDVPSSYWAAAAIQTAYEKAFISGFPDKTFRPANRITRTEVLVSLVAGLEIATKVKPDLLSTLGQIYQDAGQIPDYGKNQIAIATSAGLVVNFPNLKLLNPNLAATRADVAVIIYQALVYLGAAEKIASSYLVVPPTPTPTPTPTPTPTPTPTPTPTPTPTPIPPGSVKLNHTREFRGVWVASVWNGDWPSKTGLSVEQQKAELTEITVKLQALNFNALIFQIRPEGDALYESQLEPWSAWITGTQGKAPEPFYDPLAFAIAECHKRNIEVHAWFNPYRASTSTDPAKTVRPHIAVTNPETVYLWKTQRWMDPGLKIVQDRAYNVILDVVKRYDIDGIHLDDYFYPYPVEGQNFPDDKTYAAYKATGGTLSLGDWRRDNVNKMVLRLSEGIKVTKPHVKFGISPFGIYRPGQPAGITGLDAYNVLYADAKKWLEQGWIDYIAPQLYWRTDQPQQSYSALLKWWTDVNTKQRHVYAGNNLTEPSNKSRESDEIEKQVKISRSQAAQLSLGNIFFNLGVLRENSQGIADKFQSLLYNKPALPPTMSWQTATPLPPPTELQVNNRKLSWQPGDNQPVRSWTLYRQTGDTWTIQRILSAGTTFATVQIAGTYAVCAVDRLANESLGTVITVS; the protein is encoded by the coding sequence ATGGTATCTATTACTACTCCCTTCTCGGATATTCAAAACCATTGGGCACGCTTATTTATTACAGCCTTAGCCCAACGTGGTATCGTCACTGGGTTGCCTAATGGGACTTACCGCCCAGATAACTCACTCACGCGTGCTGAGTTTGCCGCCATCATCGCTAAGGCATTTCCAACAGTTACCAAGAAGCGGCAGTATGTTGCCTTTGTTGATGTACCTAGTAGTTATTGGGCAGCAGCTGCCATTCAAACAGCTTACGAAAAAGCATTCATTAGCGGATTTCCTGATAAAACCTTCCGTCCTGCTAACCGAATTACGAGGACGGAAGTTTTAGTTTCCTTAGTAGCAGGCTTGGAAATAGCCACAAAGGTAAAACCTGACCTCCTCTCAACACTTGGACAAATCTATCAAGATGCTGGCCAAATTCCTGACTATGGCAAAAATCAGATAGCTATTGCCACTAGTGCAGGATTAGTGGTTAATTTCCCAAATCTGAAATTACTTAATCCTAATCTCGCAGCCACCCGTGCAGATGTGGCAGTGATTATTTATCAAGCTTTGGTGTACTTAGGTGCAGCAGAAAAGATTGCCTCTAGTTACCTCGTGGTGCCGCCGACTCCAACACCCACTCCCACACCAACGCCAACACCCACACCAACGCCAACACCAACGCCAACACCCACACCCACACCTATACCTCCCGGTAGCGTCAAGCTAAATCACACCAGAGAATTCCGGGGAGTGTGGGTAGCGTCTGTTTGGAATGGTGATTGGCCTTCCAAAACAGGACTTTCTGTTGAACAACAGAAAGCTGAACTTACCGAAATTACCGTTAAATTACAAGCGCTAAACTTCAACGCTCTGATCTTCCAAATTAGACCAGAGGGAGATGCTTTGTATGAATCCCAATTAGAGCCTTGGAGTGCTTGGATTACCGGAACTCAGGGAAAAGCACCAGAACCATTTTACGATCCTTTAGCGTTTGCGATCGCAGAATGTCACAAGCGCAACATCGAAGTTCATGCTTGGTTCAACCCTTACCGCGCCAGCACTTCCACCGACCCTGCTAAAACCGTCCGTCCACACATAGCAGTTACCAATCCCGAAACTGTTTATTTGTGGAAAACTCAACGCTGGATGGACCCAGGATTGAAAATAGTCCAGGACAGAGCTTACAACGTGATTCTCGATGTAGTCAAGCGCTACGATATCGATGGCATTCACTTAGATGATTATTTCTATCCCTATCCTGTAGAGGGGCAAAATTTCCCCGATGACAAAACCTACGCTGCATACAAAGCAACTGGCGGTACACTTAGCTTGGGCGACTGGCGACGGGACAATGTTAACAAAATGGTACTGCGTCTCTCGGAGGGAATCAAAGTAACTAAACCACACGTTAAATTTGGTATTAGTCCCTTTGGAATTTATCGCCCCGGACAACCCGCTGGTATTACTGGGTTGGATGCTTATAATGTGCTGTATGCCGACGCCAAGAAATGGCTCGAACAAGGCTGGATTGATTATATCGCCCCTCAACTTTACTGGCGCACAGACCAACCACAACAAAGTTATTCTGCATTGTTAAAGTGGTGGACAGACGTAAACACAAAGCAAAGACATGTTTACGCTGGTAACAATCTCACAGAACCAAGCAACAAGAGTCGGGAAAGCGATGAGATTGAAAAGCAGGTAAAAATTAGTCGTAGCCAAGCTGCACAGTTGTCATTGGGGAATATCTTCTTTAATCTCGGTGTTTTGAGAGAAAATAGTCAAGGCATTGCTGATAAATTCCAAAGTCTGCTTTATAACAAACCTGCCCTCCCTCCAACCATGTCTTGGCAGACTGCAACACCACTTCCTCCACCCACAGAACTACAAGTCAACAACCGCAAACTCAGTTGGCAACCTGGAGATAATCAGCCGGTTCGTTCCTGGACACTTTATCGCCAAACTGGCGATACTTGGACAATCCAGCGAATTTTGTCTGCTGGCACAACCTTCGCCACCGTTCAAATAGCGGGAACCTACGCTGTGTGTGCAGTAGATAGGTTGGCCAATGAGAGTTTAGGAACAGTTATTACAGTTAGTTAA
- a CDS encoding HdeD family acid-resistance protein, producing the protein MTTDVSRDIKKELNGSLITGILLIVSGIIAIAVPSFTTIFAETWFAAILAFAGFTKLVYAAQTRDRGGFVWKLLLSGLYIATGVMLLVYPYTGVLTLTLLLGTFLVTEGTFELILAFQLRPQQNWTWVLVNGIITLVLGAMIWFQWPFNAPWLLGTLVGVSILFSGISRTMLSLNLRSALDEV; encoded by the coding sequence ATGACAACCGATGTTTCTAGAGATATAAAAAAGGAACTTAATGGGTCGCTGATAACTGGTATTCTCTTGATTGTTTCGGGGATTATTGCGATCGCAGTACCTTCATTCACCACCATATTCGCCGAAACTTGGTTTGCAGCGATTCTAGCTTTTGCTGGATTTACAAAACTAGTTTACGCTGCCCAAACTCGCGATCGCGGAGGTTTTGTTTGGAAACTTTTATTAAGTGGACTGTATATTGCAACCGGCGTGATGCTGTTGGTTTATCCTTATACAGGTGTTCTCACACTAACTTTGTTGCTTGGCACTTTTTTGGTGACTGAAGGCACATTCGAGTTAATTCTAGCCTTCCAGTTACGTCCACAACAAAACTGGACATGGGTACTAGTAAATGGCATTATTACCCTGGTTTTAGGTGCAATGATTTGGTTTCAGTGGCCGTTCAACGCGCCTTGGCTGCTTGGAACACTAGTTGGTGTCAGCATTCTGTTCAGCGGTATTTCCCGCACGATGTTGTCATTGAATCTGCGTTCTGCTTTAGATGAGGTATAG